The following proteins come from a genomic window of Musa acuminata AAA Group cultivar baxijiao chromosome BXJ1-7, Cavendish_Baxijiao_AAA, whole genome shotgun sequence:
- the LOC135678832 gene encoding sulfoquinovosyl transferase SQD2-like yields the protein MTMEEIREALVQGEETPPQLLEDPEANSGPRRIALFVEPSPFAYVSGYKNRFQNFIKNLREMGDEVIVVTNHEGVPQEFHGAKVIGSWSFPCPWYQKVPLSLALSPRIISEVANFKPDIIHASSPGIMVFGALTIAKMLCVPIVMSYHTHVPKYIPRYTFSWLVEPMWSVIRFLHRAADLTLVPSAAIGKDLIAAHATAADKLRLWNKGIDSESFHPRFCSHEMRVRLSNGEPEKPLLIHVGRLGVEKSLDFLKRVMERLPGVRIAVVGDGPYRPELEKMFTGMPAVFTGMLQGEELSKAYASGDVFLMPSESETLGQVVLEAMSSGIPVVAARAGGIPDIIPEEHEGRTSFLFTPGDLDDCLNKIKHLLACDDFRDAMGRAAREEMEKHDWRAATQIIRDENYNAAIWFWRKERAQLLGPIQWMFRWMLCSPENNCS from the exons ATGACGATGGAAGAGATCAGGGAGGCGTTAGTGCAGGGGGAGGAGACGCCCCCGCAGCTGTTGGAGGACCCCGAGGCCAACTCCGGGCCCCGCCGCATTGCCCTCTTCGTTGAGCCCTCTCCCTTCGC TTATGTCTCCGGATATAAGAACCGCTTTCAGAATTTCATAAAAAATTTGCGTGAAATGGGAGATGAG GTAATCGTTGTGACTAACCATGAAGGGGTGCCTCAAGAGTTCCATGGTGCAAAGGTTATTGGTTCATGGAG CTTTCCCTGCCCCTGGTATCAAAAAGTTCCACTTTCCCTGGCGCTTAGCCCAAGAATAATTTCAGAGGTTGCAAACTTTAAGCCAGATATTATTCATGCATCTTCACCAGGAATCATG GTATTTGGTGCTCTGACAATTGCCAAGATGCTCTGTGTTCCTATAGTGATGTCATATCACACCCATGTTCCAAA ATATATACCGAGATATACATTCAGTTGGTTGGTGGAGCCAATGTGGTCAGTCATAA GGTTCCTTCATAGAGCTGCTGATCTTACTTTGGTGCCGTCAGCTGCTATCGGCaaggatctcatagctgctcatgcaaCAGCAG CCGATAAATTACGCCTTTGGAATAAAGGTATCGACTCTGAAAGCTTCCATCCTCGTTTTTGCAGCCACGAAATGCGTGTAAGGCTAAG TAATGGTGAACCAGAAAAGCCTTTGTTGATTCATGTTGGACGCTTAGGAGTCGAAAAGAGCTTGGATTTTCTCAAAAG GGTTATGGAAAGGCTACCAGGAGTTAGAATTGCAGTTGTAGGAGATGGACCATACAG GCCTGAACTGGAGAAGATGTTCACAGGCATGCCTGCGGTGTTCACAGGCATGCTCCAAGGTGAGGAGCTCTCAAAGGCATATGCCAGTGGGGATGTCTTCTTGATGCCTTCGGAATCTGAGACCCTGGGGCAAGTTGTGCTGGAGGCCATGTCGTCCGGCATCCCCGTGGTCGCAGCTCGTGCAGGAGGGATACCTGACATCATACCGGAGGAGCACGAAGGGAGGACCAGCTTCCTGTTCACCCCCGGCGACCTGGATGACTGTCTGAACAAGATCAAACACCTGTTGGCTTGCGACGACTTCAGGGACGCCATGGGCAGGGCGGCACGGGAGGAGATGGAGAAGCATGACTGGCGAGCGGCTACGCAGATAATACGCGACGAGAACTACAATGCGGCCATTTGGTTTTGGCGGAAGGAGAGGGCGCAGCTGCTGGGACCGATCCAGTGGATGTTCAGATGGATGCTCTGCTCACCGGAAAACAACTGCAGTTGA
- the LOC135678833 gene encoding transcription factor DIVARICATA-like translates to MMTRPWMDVLPGKEAAPPHSYCTNWFVGQQSSEGRSGSGSGSGSWSQEENKWFEDALAKFDGDTPDRWAKVAALIPGKTVGDVVSHYRELVDDVTEIEAGRIPCPVYYGTSSFTLDWENSRDSEAWKNSYCVGGGGGGAKRSGARSSDHERKKGVPWTEDEHKLFLLGLRKYGKGDWRNISRNFVITRTPTQVASHAQKYFIRLNSGSKDKRRSSIHDITSVDFPDNRPPSPSSQPSTITTQSSLALTPSLSGQFSAIADPDQLGEVASGFSPSSHGHRFMQCQFGTNPFGMNLHAQNPDTGKCDQVNLGIL, encoded by the exons ATGATGACAAGACCGTGGATGGATGTTCTTCCTGGGAAGGAGGCGGCGCCGCCGCACTCCTACTGCACCAACTGGTTCGTCGGCCAGCAAAGCAGCGAGGgccggagcgggagcgggagcgggagcgggagttgGTCTCAGGAGGAGAACAAATGGTTCGAGGACGCCCTGGCGAAGTTCGACGGGGACACCCCGGACCGATGGGCAAAGGTGGCGGCTTTGATCCCCGGGAAGACGGTGGGAGACGTGGTGAGCCATTACCGGGAATTGGTCGACGACGTGACCGAGATAGAAGCCGGGCGGATCCCCTGCCCTGTCTATTACGGGACCTCATCTTTTACACTGGACTGGGAGAACAGTCGTGATTCCGAAGCATGGAAGAACTCGTACtgcgtcggcggcggcggcggtggcgccaAGCGGTCAGGCGCCAGATCATCAGATCACGAGAGGAAGAAAGGAGTCCCCTGGACCGAAGATGAACACAA GTTATTTTTGCTGGGCTTGAGAAAGTATGGCAAAGGAGACTGGAGAAACATATCTCGGAATTTTGTGATCACAAGGACCCCTACGCAGGTGGCTAGCCATGCACAGAAGTACTTCATCAGGCTCAACTCTGGCAGCAAGGATAAGAGAAGGTCCAGCATACATGACATCACTTCTGTCGATTTCCCTGATAACAGACCTCCCTCGCCATCATCTCAGCCATCCACCATCACCACGCAGTCGAGCTTGGCCTTGACACCTTCACTGTCAGGCCAGTTCTCCGCGATCGCCGATCCAGATCAGCTGGGTGAGGTAGCTAGTGGCTTCAGTCCATCATCGCATGGCCATCGCTTCATGCAATGTCAGTTCGGAACGAACCCGTTCGGGATGAATCTACATGCTCAGAATCCAGACACTGGCAAGTGCGATCAAGTTAACCTCGGCATCCTCTAA